One Halosegnis longus DNA window includes the following coding sequences:
- a CDS encoding 50S ribosomal protein L1, producing MAESIQDAVSRALEEAPERNFRETVDLAINLRDLDLNDPNNRVDESIVLPRGTGQETRIVVFAEGETALRAEDVADDVLDGDALEELGGDDDAAKDLADETDFFIAEANMMQDIGRYLGTVLGPRGKMPTPLQPDDDVVETIERMKNTVQVRSGDRRTFHTRVGAEDMDIDDIVDNIDVIIRRLEADLEKGPQNIDGVYVKTTMGPASEVPT from the coding sequence ATGGCAGAATCAATACAAGACGCAGTCTCTCGCGCACTTGAGGAGGCACCTGAGCGGAATTTCCGCGAAACGGTCGACCTCGCTATCAATCTGCGCGACCTAGACCTAAACGACCCTAACAACCGTGTGGACGAATCGATCGTTCTCCCACGGGGCACGGGACAGGAGACTCGTATCGTTGTGTTCGCAGAGGGTGAAACAGCCCTCCGCGCGGAAGACGTCGCTGACGACGTGCTCGACGGGGACGCCCTCGAAGAGCTCGGTGGCGACGACGACGCCGCGAAAGACCTCGCCGATGAGACGGACTTCTTCATCGCCGAGGCGAACATGATGCAAGACATCGGCCGATATCTCGGGACCGTTCTCGGTCCGCGCGGGAAGATGCCGACCCCGCTCCAGCCCGACGACGACGTCGTCGAGACCATCGAACGGATGAAAAACACCGTTCAGGTGCGGAGTGGCGACCGGCGGACCTTCCACACGCGCGTGGGCGCAGAGGACATGGACATCGACGATATCGTCGACAACATCGACGTCATCATCCGTCGGCTGGAGGCAGACCTCGAGAAGGGGCCCCAGAACATCGACGGCGTCTACGTGAAGACGACGATGGGACCGGCATCGGAGGTGCCAACCTGA
- the rpl12p gene encoding 50S ribosomal protein P1, giving the protein MEYVYAALILHETGEELNEDNLTAVLESAGADVEESRVKALVAALEDVDIEEAVAEAAAVPAGGASGGSAGGDETEDDSEEETEETEAEEEEEDEDDGDDGGEGLGELFG; this is encoded by the coding sequence ATGGAATACGTTTACGCAGCACTCATCCTGCACGAGACTGGCGAAGAGCTCAACGAAGACAACCTGACGGCCGTGCTCGAATCGGCCGGCGCAGACGTCGAGGAGTCGCGAGTGAAGGCACTCGTCGCGGCCCTCGAGGACGTCGACATCGAGGAGGCCGTCGCAGAGGCGGCCGCCGTCCCGGCTGGCGGCGCATCCGGCGGTAGCGCCGGCGGCGACGAGACCGAGGACGACTCCGAGGAAGAGACCGAGGAGACCGAGGCCGAGGAAGAAGAGGAAGACGAGGACGACGGCGACGACGGCGGTGAGGGTCTCGGCGAACTCTTCGGTTAA
- a CDS encoding 50S ribosomal protein L10, with product MSAERKTKTIPDWKREEVDDIVGMLDSYESVGIVNIAGIPSRQLQDMRRELHGSAELRVSRNTLLKRALAEADLDVLSEHVHGQVGIIGTNDNPFGLFKTLEASKTPAPIGAGEIAPNDIVIPEGDTGVDPGPFVGDLQQAGAAARIMDGSIQVTEDSTVLEAGEEVSQVLANVLTELGIEPKEVGLDLRGVYSDGVVFSPEELEIDVDEYRADIESAVAGARNLSVNAVYPTAQTAGILLGKASGEAKALGIHAAIESPDLADDLVAKADAQLRALAVAIDDEEALPEELRDIEVPEEPDETEEDDADEQSGDQDADADADADDAEDDDDDSDGGEGLGAMFG from the coding sequence ATGAGCGCCGAACGAAAGACGAAGACGATTCCGGACTGGAAGCGAGAGGAGGTCGACGACATCGTCGGGATGCTCGACTCCTACGAGTCCGTCGGCATCGTCAACATCGCCGGAATTCCGTCCCGCCAGCTGCAGGACATGCGCCGCGAGCTTCACGGCTCCGCGGAGCTGCGTGTCTCGCGGAACACGCTCCTGAAGCGTGCGCTGGCGGAGGCTGACCTCGACGTGCTCTCCGAGCACGTCCACGGACAGGTCGGCATCATCGGGACGAACGACAACCCGTTCGGTCTGTTCAAGACGCTCGAAGCGTCGAAGACGCCCGCGCCGATCGGCGCCGGCGAAATCGCACCGAACGACATCGTCATCCCCGAGGGTGACACCGGGGTCGACCCCGGTCCGTTCGTCGGTGACCTCCAGCAGGCCGGCGCGGCCGCCCGCATCATGGACGGCTCCATCCAGGTGACCGAGGACTCAACCGTCCTCGAAGCCGGAGAGGAGGTCAGTCAGGTGCTGGCGAACGTGTTGACCGAACTCGGCATCGAGCCGAAGGAGGTCGGGCTCGACCTGCGCGGCGTCTACTCCGACGGCGTCGTGTTCTCGCCCGAGGAGCTGGAGATCGACGTGGACGAGTACCGCGCGGACATCGAGTCCGCCGTCGCTGGTGCACGCAATCTCTCGGTCAACGCCGTCTACCCGACGGCCCAGACCGCCGGCATCCTGCTGGGCAAGGCGAGCGGCGAAGCGAAGGCGCTCGGTATCCACGCGGCTATCGAGTCGCCGGACCTCGCCGACGACCTCGTCGCGAAGGCCGACGCACAGCTTCGTGCGCTGGCCGTCGCTATCGACGACGAGGAGGCCTTACCCGAGGAGCTTCGTGACATCGAGGTTCCCGAGGAGCCGGACGAGACGGAGGAGGACGACGCAGACGAACAGAGCGGTGACCAAGATGCGGACGCGGATGCCGACGCCGACGACGCCGAGGATGACGACGACGATTCCGACGGCGGCGAGGGCCTCGGCGCGATGTTCGGGTGA
- a CDS encoding tripartite tricarboxylate transporter permease → MLADAFAWSPTVTATALGFTLAGIALGTLSGLVPGLHANTMALVLAGVAPSLPGPPRYVVCAMLAAGVVHTFLDVVPTLALGVPDPAMAVGALPGHRLVIQGRGHETLRLSALGSGLAVVFAVPLAVPVTRAMVAAYPIIERHLGVLLLATAALLVVTESSHQAAVAGVGCFCTATALGAVTLDIQPQAPLASGSILMPLFTGLFGAPVLVDALAGDGVPEQGDATLAVTPRVTGTVAGVGTLAGAAVGYIPGVSSAVAATVALLGVPARLGARGFVIAVSAVNTANTVFALFALVALGSPRTGVLVAADSLNAPVSLGLWLPAVAVAAGVGALAVPVLGDRYLTVVGRLDYARLSVATLAGLVVLTALLTGLVGVGVFLVATLLGLVPPRYGARRVHLMGVLTGPLALGI, encoded by the coding sequence GTGCTCGCCGACGCGTTCGCGTGGAGTCCGACGGTCACGGCCACAGCACTCGGCTTCACGCTCGCCGGGATTGCGCTCGGTACGCTGTCTGGACTCGTCCCCGGACTCCACGCGAACACGATGGCGCTCGTCCTCGCCGGGGTCGCGCCGTCGCTTCCGGGACCGCCACGGTACGTCGTCTGTGCGATGCTCGCGGCCGGCGTCGTCCACACCTTTCTGGACGTGGTCCCGACGCTCGCGCTCGGGGTACCGGACCCCGCGATGGCCGTCGGTGCGCTCCCCGGCCATCGGCTCGTGATACAGGGTCGCGGCCACGAGACGCTCCGCCTGTCGGCACTCGGCTCCGGACTGGCTGTCGTGTTCGCCGTCCCGCTCGCGGTGCCGGTGACGCGCGCGATGGTCGCTGCGTACCCGATCATCGAGCGACACCTCGGCGTGCTCCTGCTCGCAACGGCGGCACTGCTCGTCGTCACCGAGTCGAGCCATCAGGCCGCGGTCGCCGGCGTCGGCTGTTTCTGTACAGCCACTGCACTCGGCGCGGTGACGCTCGATATCCAGCCACAGGCACCACTCGCGAGTGGGAGTATCCTGATGCCGCTGTTCACTGGACTGTTCGGCGCGCCGGTGCTCGTCGACGCGCTCGCCGGCGACGGCGTCCCCGAACAGGGAGACGCCACGCTCGCAGTCACGCCCCGGGTGACAGGAACCGTCGCCGGTGTCGGGACACTCGCCGGCGCGGCCGTCGGCTACATTCCGGGCGTGTCCTCGGCCGTCGCGGCGACGGTCGCCCTGCTCGGCGTCCCAGCGCGACTCGGTGCGCGAGGCTTCGTCATCGCCGTCTCGGCAGTCAACACAGCGAACACCGTCTTCGCGCTGTTTGCGCTCGTCGCGCTCGGGTCACCACGGACGGGCGTGCTCGTCGCCGCCGACTCGCTGAACGCGCCGGTGTCACTCGGCCTGTGGCTGCCGGCAGTCGCGGTCGCGGCCGGCGTCGGCGCGCTCGCCGTTCCGGTGCTCGGCGACCGCTATCTCACCGTCGTCGGCCGACTCGACTACGCCCGACTGTCGGTCGCGACGCTCGCGGGCTTGGTCGTGCTGACGGCACTGCTGACGGGGCTGGTCGGTGTCGGGGTCTTTCTCGTTGCGACGCTGCTGGGACTCGTACCACCGCGGTACGGCGCACGCCGCGTCCACCTGATGGGTGTGCTCACCGGACCGCTGGCGCTCGGAATATAG
- a CDS encoding VNG_1110C family protein: protein MADPQTLRDSTQIRLPWEQFDPVHEDVESNFTVTVVDAGDDARIIGSPVEIKDVNAFLTRHGISVA, encoded by the coding sequence ATGGCCGACCCGCAGACCCTTCGGGACAGCACGCAGATTCGCCTCCCGTGGGAGCAGTTCGACCCGGTACACGAGGACGTGGAGTCGAACTTCACCGTCACCGTCGTCGACGCCGGTGACGACGCCCGGATTATCGGCAGCCCGGTCGAGATTAAAGACGTGAACGCGTTCCTCACGCGACACGGTATCAGCGTCGCGTAG
- a CDS encoding 50S ribosomal protein L11, giving the protein MAGNIEVLVPGGQANPGPPLGPELGPTPVDVQAVVEEINDQTAAFDGTEVPVTVSYEDDGSFDIEVGVPPTAALIKDELGFETGSGEPQEDFVADMSVEQLKTIAEQKLPDLLAYDAKNASKEVAGTCVSLGVTIEGENARTYDERVDSGEYDDTFDA; this is encoded by the coding sequence ATGGCTGGAAACATCGAAGTACTCGTTCCCGGTGGCCAGGCCAACCCAGGCCCGCCGCTCGGTCCCGAACTTGGTCCGACGCCCGTCGACGTGCAGGCTGTCGTGGAGGAGATCAACGACCAGACTGCTGCCTTCGACGGCACCGAAGTGCCCGTCACCGTCTCCTACGAGGACGACGGCTCCTTTGATATCGAGGTGGGCGTCCCGCCGACGGCCGCCCTCATCAAGGACGAACTCGGCTTCGAGACCGGCTCCGGTGAGCCACAGGAGGACTTCGTCGCCGACATGTCCGTCGAGCAGCTGAAGACCATCGCCGAGCAGAAGCTTCCGGACCTGCTCGCGTACGATGCGAAGAACGCCTCGAAGGAGGTCGCCGGCACCTGTGTCTCGCTCGGCGTCACCATCGAGGGCGAGAACGCCCGCACCTACGACGAGCGAGTCGACAGCGGCGAGTACGACGACACCTTCGACGCGTAA
- a CDS encoding glycosyltransferase family 87 protein, with protein sequence MALRDRLRTCYDQHPLFVALSALLVGLHLAYPFVDWWLRAADIAPPFSFWDFGVYDQAVEAWRTNDHIYTRNEDGGYHGSYLYPPIVLVLFRPFAALGRGTGDPLWIACSLLLLWSGMVLLVERLAGRRSWPERLLLLWLLVGYQPLLLAMKMGQTAAFTAGLLCFAFVGLDRGMESRPARFASGALTGVVGVVKFAYAPVGTHLLANRDRFVGAVVAGLGLVGLSLLLFGVEVHRTYIEVLAWGVNRSGLSRSPALWLSPYFKPFGWLASSLWLRLPAVLVVAAAALLARDRDRETFALGLAAFPLLTTLAYTYYLVALLPAAAILIHGELERGGRPVVPTLGLGLAAVHAYGLLAITEIVPVAVPALDRALVYFLAQPGTWGCLLLAGTAFVRVVDGIERPLSW encoded by the coding sequence ATGGCCCTCCGCGACCGTCTCCGAACCTGCTACGACCAGCATCCGCTGTTCGTCGCCCTCTCCGCGCTGCTCGTCGGGCTCCATCTCGCGTACCCGTTCGTCGACTGGTGGCTCCGTGCCGCCGACATCGCACCCCCGTTCAGCTTCTGGGACTTCGGCGTCTACGACCAGGCCGTCGAGGCGTGGCGGACGAACGACCACATCTACACCCGCAACGAGGACGGCGGCTACCACGGGAGCTACCTGTATCCGCCCATCGTCCTGGTCCTCTTCCGACCGTTCGCGGCCCTCGGCCGCGGGACCGGCGACCCCCTGTGGATCGCCTGTAGTCTCCTCCTGTTGTGGAGCGGGATGGTGCTCCTCGTCGAGCGACTCGCCGGGCGACGGTCGTGGCCGGAGCGGTTGCTTCTGTTGTGGCTGCTCGTCGGCTACCAGCCGCTCCTGCTCGCGATGAAGATGGGTCAAACCGCGGCGTTCACCGCTGGGTTACTCTGTTTCGCGTTCGTCGGCCTCGACCGTGGAATGGAGTCGCGGCCGGCCCGCTTCGCCAGCGGCGCGTTGACCGGCGTCGTCGGCGTCGTGAAGTTCGCGTACGCACCGGTCGGGACACATCTGCTCGCGAACCGTGACCGCTTCGTCGGGGCGGTGGTGGCCGGACTGGGACTAGTCGGTCTCTCGCTGCTCCTCTTCGGTGTCGAGGTGCACCGGACGTATATCGAGGTGCTTGCCTGGGGAGTCAATCGGAGCGGCCTCTCCCGGTCGCCGGCGCTGTGGCTTTCCCCCTACTTCAAGCCGTTCGGCTGGCTGGCGAGTTCGCTGTGGCTCCGACTGCCCGCCGTGCTCGTCGTCGCCGCGGCCGCGCTGCTCGCGCGCGACCGCGACCGCGAGACGTTCGCGCTCGGACTCGCGGCGTTCCCGCTGCTCACGACGCTCGCGTACACGTACTATCTGGTCGCTCTGCTCCCGGCGGCGGCGATACTGATTCACGGCGAACTCGAACGCGGCGGACGGCCGGTGGTTCCGACCCTCGGGCTCGGGCTCGCGGCCGTCCACGCGTACGGACTGCTCGCGATTACGGAAATCGTCCCGGTCGCGGTTCCAGCGCTCGACCGCGCGCTCGTCTACTTCCTCGCGCAGCCGGGAACGTGGGGGTGTCTCCTGCTCGCGGGTACGGCGTTCGTACGGGTCGTCGACGGCATCGAGCGGCCGCTGTCGTGGTGA